The genomic interval GATACAGGTTGAAGGCGTTGGCGACGGCCGGGAGCCAGATGCCGAGGGGGCTGTTGAGCAGGCTGGTGTGGATCAACGGGAGGTCGGCGGCGGTCAGGTACTTGGGTACGACGAGTGCCTGGGCCGGGACCATCAGCGTCGCCAGGATGCCGCCGAGGATCAACTTGCCGAAGGCGGGCTTGAGTTTGGACAGGGCGTAGGCGGCGGCCGTGCAGAGGACCAGCTGGAACGCCCAGGCGCCGGCGGCCTGGACGACCGTGTTCCACAGGTGCTCCGGGAGCTGCATCAGGGACCAGGCGTCGGTGTAGCCGCTGAGGTGCCAGTGCTTGGGGATGATCGTGGGCGGGGTCTGCGCGATCTCGTCCGGCGACTTCATGGCGCCGGTGACCATCCAGTAGACGGGGAAGAGGAAGGCGAGCGCGAAGAGCACGACGACGCCGGTGAACACCGTCCAGTAGACGGCCTTTCCGCGCGGCCGGGCGAGGGTCGCCGGGGAGAGCAGCGTGCGGGTGGTCACAGGTCGTCCTCTCCGGAGCGGGTCAGCCGCAGATAGAGGGCCGAGAAGACGCCGAGCAGCACGAGGAGCATCACGCTGAGCGCGCAGGCGCCGCCGAAGTCGTTGTAGAGGAAGGCGTATTTGTAGATCAGGTAGAGCACGGTGACGGTGGCGCTCTCCGGTCCGCCGCCGGTGATGACGAACGGTTCGGTGAACACCTGCATCGTGGCGATGATCTGAAGGAGCATCAGCATCAGGATGACGAACCGGGTCTGAGGGATCGTCACATACCGGACGCGTTGCAACAGGCTCGCGCCGTCCAGTTCGGCGGCCTCGTACAGCTCGCCGGGGATGGACTGGAGCGCGGCCAGGTAGATCAGGACGGTGCCGCCCAGGTTGGCCCAAGTGGCCACGATCACCAGGGAGATGAGGGCGGTGTCGGTGCCGTTGGACCAGTTCGAGGTGGGCAGGTGCAGGAAGCGCAACGTCTCGTTGGCGAGGCCCGCTCCCGGGTCGTAGAACCACTTCCACAGCAGGGCGGTGACCACCGGGGGGATCATCACCGGGAGGTAGACGACGACTCGGAAGAAGGCCTTCCAGTGCCTCAACTCGTTGAGGACCAGGGCGAGTACGAACGGGATCGCGAAGCCGATGAGCAGGGCCAGCAGGGTGAAGACGAGGGTGTTGCGCCAGGCGGCGGCGAACTCGGGGTCGTGCCAGACCTGGGTGAAGTTGGCGGTGCCGACCCACTCGGGCGAGGAGCCGGGCGTGTACTTCTGGAAGGCGATCACGACCGCGCGGATCGCCGGGTACCAGGAGAACAGGGCGAAGCAGATCAGGCCGCCGATGAGGAAGGCGTAGGCACGGGCCTGGTCGATGAGGCGGCGCCGCCCCCGGCCCCCTGCCGGGGGCGGCGCCTGGACCTGTCGTTCCGCCGTCGCCTCGACGGGACTCCGGGTGGCCGTCCGGGTCATCGGGTCAGCCCCGGGCCAGGATGCCGTCGATCTTTCCGGAGGCGTCCTTGAGGAGCTGGTCGATGTTCGCGTCCTTCTTGGTGAGGACGGCGGAGACGGCTCCGTCGAGGACGGAGTAGATCTGCTGGGCGTCCGGCGGCTCGATCTTCATCTGGAGGGACTGGTTGCCGTCGAGGAAGGCCTGGTAATTCGCCACCGGCACATTGGAGTTGGCCTTCTTGACCTGCTGGTCCTTGGCGTCGGCGGCGCCGGTGAACAGGCGCGGTTCGGGCAGTCCGACAGGCGCGTTGGCCTTCTTGGCGCGGGCGTAGTCGCCGAGGAAGCCGCTGCCCGGGGTGAGGAACATGCTGTCGAGCCACTTGAGGCCGGCGCGGATCTGGGCGGGCGTGTCGTGCTTGTTGAACATGTAGCCGTCGCCGCCGATGAGCGTGCCCTGGCCGCCGGGCATCGGGCCGAGGGCGAGGTCGTCGTAGTTGCCGCCCTTCTCCTTGACCAGGATCGGGATGTTGTCCGGCGCGGAGAGGTACATGCCGAGCTTGCCCGAACCCATCAGCTGCTGCACGTCGTTGATGACGAGGAGCTGCTTGCTGCCCATCGAGTTGTCGGTCCAGCGCATGTCGTGCAGGTTCTGCAGCACGGCGTGGCCCTGGGGCGTGTCGATGGTGGCCTTCTTGCCGTCGGCGCTGACGACGTCGCCGCCCTGCGAGTACATCTCGGCGGTGAAGTGCCAACCCCCTTGGTTCTGGGCGCTGTAGTCGGCGTAGCCGATGGTGCCGTTGCCGAGCGCGGCTATCTTCTTGGCGTCGGCCCGGACCTCGGCCCAGGTTGTCGGCGCCTTGTCGGGGTCGAGTCCGGCCTGCTGGAAGAGCTTGCGGTTGTAGATCAAGCCCATCGAGTAGCCGGTGCGCGGGATGCCGTAGATCTTGCCGTCGACGGTGTAGATGTCACGCAGCTGCTTCTGCAGCGTGTCGTAACTCTTCAACTCCTTGATGTACGGCGTGAGATCGGCGGCCTGGTTGATGTCGACGACGTGCTTGGCGTCGGTGAAGTACGTGTAGAACACGTCCTCCATCTGGCCGCCGGCGAGCTTGGCGTCGAAGGTCTTCGGGTCCTGGCAGGGGAACGCGTCATGGGTGACGACGTCGATGTCCGTGTTCTTCTTCTCGAAGGCCGCGACATCGGAATCGAAGAACTTCCGGTCGACCTTGGCGCTCTTGGGCGGCTCGCAGTTGACCGTGATGCGCGTCTTGCCGCTCGCCGAGTCGTCGCCGGACCCGCAGGCGGCGGCGGTGAGCGCGAGAGAACAGACGCCGATCGCGGCGAAGGTGCGGCGGAACCCGGTGCTTCTCATCGGTGGACCCCTCTGGGCAGGAGCGGTGGGCGCCGCACACTCAAGCACCGCCGACACCTGTCCGCAAGATGTCGCGCAGAATCTGTAATTATTCGACAGCGCGGTGACTATCAGCCGCGCGGGGCTTGCGCGGTGGAACCACGCACTACCAGTTCCGGCTCGAAGAGCAGCTCTTCGGCCGGTACGGCGGTGCCGCCGACCTGTGAGTTCAGCAGCTCCACGGCGGCCCGGCCCATGGCCTCGATGGGCTGGCGGACGGTGGTCAGCGGGGGCTCCGTGCAGTTCATGAAGGCGGAGTCGTCGTAACCGACGACGGAGATCTGTGACGGGACGTCAAGTCCCTTGCGGCGTGCGGCCCTTATGGCACCCAGGGCGAGGGGGTCGCTGGCGCAGATGATGCCGGTGACGCCCCGGTCGATGAGCCGGGAGGCGGCGGCGTGGCCGCCCTCGATGGAGAAGATGGCGCGGGCGACGAACTCGTCGGGCAGGTCGGTCGCGAGAGCCCGCGCGGCGGCCAGCTTCCGTGCGGACGGCATGTGGTCGGCGGGGCCGAGGACGAGCCCGATGCGCTCGTGGCCGAGGGAGGCGAGGTGCCGCCAGGCCTGCTCGACGGCGACCGCGTCGTCGCAGGACACGGCGGGGAAGCCGAGGTGGTCGATGGCCGCGTTGACCAGGACGACCGGGATGTTGCGCTCGGCGAGCAGCCGGTAGTGGTCGTGCGGCGCGTCGGCCTGTGCGTAGAGCCCGCCGGCGAACACGACGCCGGAGACCTGCTGTTGGAGCAGCAGGGTCACGTAGTCGGCCTCGGAGACGCCGCCCTTGGTCTGGGTGCACAGCACCGGGGTCAGGCCGAGTTGGGCGAGTGCGCCGCCGATCACCTCGGCGAAGGCGGGGAAGATGGGGTTCTGCAGCTCGGGCAGCACCAGTCCCACGAGCCGCGCGCGTTCCCCGCGCAACTGCGTGGGCCGTTCGTAGCCGAGCACGTCCAGGGCGGAGAGCACCGCCTGCCGGGTGGGCTCGGAGACTCCGGGTTTGCCGTTGAGCACCCGGCTGACCGTGGCCTCGCTGACCCCGACCTTCTTCGCCACCTCAGCAAGTCGTCGCGTCATGTGCGCAAGAATAGCGCAAGATACGCAAGTGGTTTGCGTTATGGGTGAGTCGGATCCGATGACCGGCGGCTCCCCAAGCCGGTCAGCGGCTCTCGGCGCCCGTCACCGGCTCACGGACCCGGTCAGTCGTGGGCCGCCCACAGTCCGCGGACATGCCCCAGATGCCGGGTCATGATCTCACGCACGGCACCCTTGTCGCGGGCCAACAGCGCGTCCAGCAGCTCCAGATGCTCCTGCGCGGAGGCCAGCAGCCGCCCCGCCTTGACGAGAGCCGTCAGCCCGTAGAGGCGGGAACGACCTCGCAGATCACCGACGACCTCGACGAGATGGGCGTTGCCCGCGAGTGCGAGCAGGCCGAGGTGGAATCGGGTGTCGGCCTCGACATACGCGATGAGGTCACCGGCCACGGCCGCGTGGACGATCTCCCGGGCGGCCGGGCGCAGCGCCTCCAGCGAGACGGGGTCGGCGGTCCCGGCCAGCCCCACCACCGTGGGGATCTCGATCAGGGCGCGGATGTGCGTGTACTCGTCGAGCTGCTTCTCCGAGACGGCCGTGACCCGGAATCCCTTGTTGGGGACGGTGTCGACCAGTCCCTCCTTGGCCAGGTCCAGCATGGCCTCGCGCACCGGGGTCGCGGAGACACCGAAGCGGGCGGCGAGCGTGGGCGCGGAGTACACCTCGCCCGGCCGCAGTTCCCCCGCGATCATCGCGGCCCGCAGCGCGTCGACGACCCGCTCGCGGTAGCTGCTCTTCTTGCCGCCCAGCGTGGGCAGATCCGGAGCGGTGGTCGGCGGGGCGCCGGCTCGCTGAACGGCCATCGGAAGTCTCCTAGCGGTGCAAGGTCGCACACGGTGCAATGTCACGCGTGACCGGCAATTATCCCCGATCTAGAGGACGAATCCGCCCGGGAACGGATCGGCGGGATCGAGCAGGTACTGGGCGGTGCCGGTGATCCAGGCGCGGCCGGTGAAGCTGGGCAGGACGGCGGGGACACCGGCGACCTCGGTGGTGTCGAGAAGCCGTCCCGTGAACCGGGTGCCGATGAAGGACTCGTTCACGAACTCGGTGTGCAGCGGGAGTTCACCGCGCGCGTGGAGCTGCGCCATGCGGGCGCTGGTGCCCGTGCCGCAGGGCGAGCGGTCGAACCAGCCCGGGTAGATCGCCATCGCGTGCCGGGAGTACCGGGCGGTGGCGCCGGGCGCGTACAGGTGGACGTGATGGCAGCCGCGAATGGAGTCGTCCTCGGGGTGGACGGGCTCGTCCCGGTCGTTGATCGCCTCCATGAGGGACAGGCCCGCCTTGATGATGTCGTCCTTGCGGGACCGGTCCAAGGGCAGCTCGAACTGGTCCAGCGGCAGGATGGCGTAGAAATTGCCGCCGTACGCCATGTCGTATGTCACCGTCCGCCCGTCAGCGAGGGTGATCTTGCGGTCCAGGCCGACGGAGAACGACGGGACGTTCTTGAGGGTGACGTTCTTCGCGGCGCCGTTCTCGACCGCGACCTCGGCTACGACGAGTCCGGCCGGGGTGTCGAGCCGGATCGTGGTGACCGGCTCGACGACCTCGACCATGCCCGTCTCGACGAGCACCGTGGCGACGCCGATCGTGCCGTGCCCGCACATCGGCAGATAGCCGGAGACCTCGATGTAGACGACGCCCCAGTCGCAGTCGGGGCGGGTGGGCGGCTGGAGGATGGCCCCGCTCATCGCGGAGTGGCCGCGCGGCTCGTTCATCAGGAACTGCCGGATCCGGTCGCGGTGTTCGCGGAAGTACAGCCGCCGCTCGTTCATGGTCGCGCCGGGGATCGTGCCGATGCCGCCGGTGATCACGCGGGTGGGCATGCCCTCGGTGTGCGAGTCGACGGCGTGCAGGACGAGTTTGCTGCGCATGACGCTCCTGGTGAATGCCGGTGGACCACTGTGCCGTTGTCTACACGAGCCCGGCCGCGACCGCCTTCTCGGTGGCGGCGCGGATGGCGGCCTCCTGCTCGGGCAGCAGCGGGACGCGCGGCGGACGGACGGGGCCGCCGGGCCGGCCGACGATGTCCATGGACAGCTTGATGGCCTGCACGAACTCGACCTTCGAGTCCCAGCGCAGCAGCGGGTGC from Streptomyces sp. NBC_01288 carries:
- a CDS encoding carbohydrate ABC transporter permease, whose amino-acid sequence is MTTRTLLSPATLARPRGKAVYWTVFTGVVVLFALAFLFPVYWMVTGAMKSPDEIAQTPPTIIPKHWHLSGYTDAWSLMQLPEHLWNTVVQAAGAWAFQLVLCTAAAYALSKLKPAFGKLILGGILATLMVPAQALVVPKYLTAADLPLIHTSLLNSPLGIWLPAVANAFNLYLLKRFFDQLPRDVMEAAEIDGAGKLRILWSIVLPMSRPVLGVVSIFALVAVWQDFLWPLMVFSDTDKQPISVALVQLSQNIQLTVLIAAMVIASIPMVAMFLVFQRHIIAGISAGSTKG
- a CDS encoding proline racemase family protein; this translates as MRSKLVLHAVDSHTEGMPTRVITGGIGTIPGATMNERRLYFREHRDRIRQFLMNEPRGHSAMSGAILQPPTRPDCDWGVVYIEVSGYLPMCGHGTIGVATVLVETGMVEVVEPVTTIRLDTPAGLVVAEVAVENGAAKNVTLKNVPSFSVGLDRKITLADGRTVTYDMAYGGNFYAILPLDQFELPLDRSRKDDIIKAGLSLMEAINDRDEPVHPEDDSIRGCHHVHLYAPGATARYSRHAMAIYPGWFDRSPCGTGTSARMAQLHARGELPLHTEFVNESFIGTRFTGRLLDTTEVAGVPAVLPSFTGRAWITGTAQYLLDPADPFPGGFVL
- a CDS encoding carbohydrate ABC transporter permease, whose product is MTRTATRSPVEATAERQVQAPPPAGGRGRRRLIDQARAYAFLIGGLICFALFSWYPAIRAVVIAFQKYTPGSSPEWVGTANFTQVWHDPEFAAAWRNTLVFTLLALLIGFAIPFVLALVLNELRHWKAFFRVVVYLPVMIPPVVTALLWKWFYDPGAGLANETLRFLHLPTSNWSNGTDTALISLVIVATWANLGGTVLIYLAALQSIPGELYEAAELDGASLLQRVRYVTIPQTRFVILMLMLLQIIATMQVFTEPFVITGGGPESATVTVLYLIYKYAFLYNDFGGACALSVMLLVLLGVFSALYLRLTRSGEDDL
- a CDS encoding GntR family transcriptional regulator produces the protein MAVQRAGAPPTTAPDLPTLGGKKSSYRERVVDALRAAMIAGELRPGEVYSAPTLAARFGVSATPVREAMLDLAKEGLVDTVPNKGFRVTAVSEKQLDEYTHIRALIEIPTVVGLAGTADPVSLEALRPAAREIVHAAVAGDLIAYVEADTRFHLGLLALAGNAHLVEVVGDLRGRSRLYGLTALVKAGRLLASAQEHLELLDALLARDKGAVREIMTRHLGHVRGLWAAHD
- a CDS encoding ABC transporter substrate-binding protein, giving the protein MRSTGFRRTFAAIGVCSLALTAAACGSGDDSASGKTRITVNCEPPKSAKVDRKFFDSDVAAFEKKNTDIDVVTHDAFPCQDPKTFDAKLAGGQMEDVFYTYFTDAKHVVDINQAADLTPYIKELKSYDTLQKQLRDIYTVDGKIYGIPRTGYSMGLIYNRKLFQQAGLDPDKAPTTWAEVRADAKKIAALGNGTIGYADYSAQNQGGWHFTAEMYSQGGDVVSADGKKATIDTPQGHAVLQNLHDMRWTDNSMGSKQLLVINDVQQLMGSGKLGMYLSAPDNIPILVKEKGGNYDDLALGPMPGGQGTLIGGDGYMFNKHDTPAQIRAGLKWLDSMFLTPGSGFLGDYARAKKANAPVGLPEPRLFTGAADAKDQQVKKANSNVPVANYQAFLDGNQSLQMKIEPPDAQQIYSVLDGAVSAVLTKKDANIDQLLKDASGKIDGILARG
- a CDS encoding LacI family DNA-binding transcriptional regulator; protein product: MTRRLAEVAKKVGVSEATVSRVLNGKPGVSEPTRQAVLSALDVLGYERPTQLRGERARLVGLVLPELQNPIFPAFAEVIGGALAQLGLTPVLCTQTKGGVSEADYVTLLLQQQVSGVVFAGGLYAQADAPHDHYRLLAERNIPVVLVNAAIDHLGFPAVSCDDAVAVEQAWRHLASLGHERIGLVLGPADHMPSARKLAAARALATDLPDEFVARAIFSIEGGHAAASRLIDRGVTGIICASDPLALGAIRAARRKGLDVPSQISVVGYDDSAFMNCTEPPLTTVRQPIEAMGRAAVELLNSQVGGTAVPAEELLFEPELVVRGSTAQAPRG